A single region of the Pseudorhodoplanes sp. genome encodes:
- the apbC gene encoding iron-sulfur cluster carrier protein ApbC, translating to MAPTKQQILDRLAAVAAPDGRKVTETGALSDIVVSDGKVFFSLSVDAAAVKAWEPVRKQVEDAVRSVPGVTSAMIALTAERAASGPGARQASAPGGPRPHGHAPAGPSGVPGVKSIIAVASGKGGVGKSTTAINLALGLRDVGLKVGVLDADIYGPSLPKLLAIREKPQTIGGNQLKPIERYGLTVMSIGFLIEEETPMIWRGPMVMSALTQMLREVAWGELDVMVVDMPPGTGDAQLTMAQQVPLAGAVIVSTPQDLALIDARRGIAMFQRVNVPILGVVENMSYFLCPSCGTRSDIFGHGGARHEAERLKVPFLGEVPLDMSIRETSDSGLPIVATQPDSAHAKIYRGIAENIRNALAGPSRAAPKIVIEA from the coding sequence ATGGCGCCCACCAAACAACAGATTCTCGATCGTCTCGCGGCGGTAGCCGCGCCGGACGGGCGCAAGGTCACCGAAACCGGAGCGCTGTCGGATATCGTAGTCAGTGATGGCAAGGTATTTTTCTCACTCAGCGTCGATGCCGCCGCCGTCAAGGCGTGGGAGCCGGTGCGCAAGCAGGTCGAGGACGCGGTCCGCTCTGTTCCCGGCGTGACCTCGGCCATGATCGCGCTGACCGCCGAGCGGGCGGCCAGCGGCCCTGGGGCACGGCAGGCATCTGCACCAGGCGGACCTCGTCCGCATGGCCATGCCCCGGCGGGCCCGTCCGGGGTGCCCGGCGTCAAATCCATCATCGCTGTCGCCTCGGGCAAAGGCGGGGTCGGAAAATCCACCACCGCGATCAATCTGGCGCTCGGCCTGCGCGACGTTGGCTTGAAGGTGGGCGTGCTGGATGCCGACATCTATGGCCCGTCGCTGCCCAAGCTGCTCGCGATCCGGGAAAAGCCGCAGACCATTGGGGGCAATCAGCTGAAGCCGATCGAGCGTTACGGCCTGACCGTCATGTCGATCGGCTTCCTGATCGAGGAAGAGACGCCGATGATCTGGCGCGGCCCGATGGTAATGTCGGCGCTGACGCAGATGCTGCGCGAAGTGGCCTGGGGTGAACTCGACGTGATGGTCGTGGACATGCCGCCCGGCACCGGCGACGCGCAACTCACCATGGCGCAACAGGTGCCGCTCGCCGGCGCCGTCATCGTCTCGACCCCGCAGGATTTGGCGCTGATCGACGCGCGGCGCGGCATCGCCATGTTCCAGCGCGTCAACGTTCCGATCCTCGGCGTGGTCGAAAATATGAGCTATTTCCTGTGCCCGAGTTGCGGCACGCGTTCCGACATCTTCGGACATGGCGGCGCGCGCCATGAAGCCGAGCGCCTCAAGGTGCCGTTCCTCGGCGAGGTGCCGCTCGATATGTCGATCCGCGAAACCTCCGACTCCGGCTTGCCGATCGTCGCCACGCAGCCCGACAGCGCGCATGCCAAAATCTATCGCGGTATCGCCGAGAATATCCGCAACGCGCTGGCCGGGCCCAGCCGCGCGGCGCCGAAGATCGTGATCGAGGCATAG
- a CDS encoding NAD(P)-dependent oxidoreductase: MAKVAFLGLGVMGYPMAGHLKTKGGHEVTVYNRTSAKADAWVAKFGGQSAKTPKQAAEGQDFVMCCVGNDDDLRQVTLGPDGAFAGMKKGAIFVDHTTASAEIARELYDAAKKGGFDVVDAPVSGGQAGAENGVLTVMCGGDGEPFARAEKVIAAYARACNLMGSPGSGQLAKMVNQICIAGLVQGLSEGLHFAKKSGLDIEKLIATISKGAAQSWQMENRYKTMTEGKFDFGFAVDWMRKDLGICLAEARRNGAHLPVTALVDQFYSEVQKMGGKRWDTSSLIARLER; encoded by the coding sequence ATGGCGAAGGTTGCGTTTCTCGGGCTCGGGGTCATGGGCTATCCGATGGCGGGCCATCTGAAGACCAAAGGCGGCCACGAGGTCACGGTCTACAACCGCACCAGCGCCAAGGCCGACGCATGGGTGGCTAAATTCGGCGGCCAGAGCGCCAAGACCCCCAAACAGGCAGCGGAGGGGCAGGATTTCGTCATGTGCTGCGTCGGCAATGACGACGATCTGCGGCAGGTGACGCTGGGGCCGGACGGTGCCTTTGCCGGCATGAAGAAAGGCGCGATCTTTGTCGATCACACCACCGCCTCCGCCGAGATCGCACGCGAATTGTATGACGCGGCGAAGAAAGGCGGCTTCGATGTCGTCGATGCGCCCGTTTCCGGCGGTCAGGCCGGTGCCGAGAACGGCGTACTGACGGTCATGTGCGGGGGCGACGGCGAGCCTTTCGCGCGCGCCGAGAAGGTGATCGCCGCTTATGCCCGCGCCTGCAACCTGATGGGATCGCCCGGCTCCGGCCAGCTTGCAAAAATGGTCAACCAGATCTGCATCGCCGGTCTGGTGCAGGGACTGTCGGAAGGTCTCCACTTCGCCAAGAAATCCGGCCTCGATATCGAAAAACTGATCGCCACCATTTCCAAAGGCGCGGCACAGTCCTGGCAGATGGAAAACCGCTACAAGACCATGACCGAAGGCAAGTTTGATTTCGGCTTCGCCGTCGACTGGATGCGCAAGGATCTCGGCATCTGCCTCGCGGAAGCGCGCCGCAACGGGGCGCATCTGCCGGTCACTGCGCTGGTCGACCAGTTCTATTCCGAAGTGCAGAAGATGGGCGGCAAGCGCTGGGACACGTCAAGCCTGATCGCACGACTCGAGCGCTGA
- a CDS encoding caspase family protein, translated as MWLNPLGMLLGLIGLLLWINPATAESRLALVIGNSAYKTVTALPNPANDARVMGVMLRAAGFELVDAPDLSQADMRRALRDFAANVALKGPDTVALVYFAGHGLQIEGENYLVPVDAKIEREADVAIEAVRLADVMAALASTPSRTRIVILDSCRNNPFSSISKTTGRGLAIVDAPTGSIVSYATAPGMEALDGAGDNSPFTAALVDVAKEPNLPIEQALKRIRLNVHNATEGRQTPWESSSLTSDFAFFGSPSATVASGAATLPKAIGAAASAGKPAGFWRKQLQGRSPQEAFEFVILEDDADAYEEFLSLHAKTAFAPRVRGLLERRREMMAWYTAVTVNTVTAYDAFLARYPDSDLAPTARKMRDRARDRAQSANLARGFPGMGNTATPAVVPASLPAAPAACSCPVPAKRAEPVKPQRPTRPPRGSRPPVIEDEEDVIIRRPPPRVTGPGSSIGIVTGPGRPRPPVTHYPPNRRPPAINQRPPTSCPPGAPCRQFR; from the coding sequence ATGTGGCTCAACCCTCTTGGAATGCTTCTTGGATTGATCGGCCTTTTGCTTTGGATCAATCCCGCCACCGCCGAATCCCGCCTGGCGCTGGTGATCGGAAATTCCGCTTACAAGACCGTCACGGCTTTGCCCAATCCGGCGAACGACGCCAGGGTCATGGGCGTAATGTTGCGGGCGGCAGGTTTCGAGCTGGTGGATGCGCCCGATCTGTCGCAAGCGGACATGCGGCGGGCGCTGCGCGATTTCGCGGCCAATGTCGCGTTGAAGGGGCCCGATACGGTTGCGCTGGTTTATTTTGCCGGTCACGGCCTGCAGATCGAAGGCGAGAATTATCTCGTACCGGTCGATGCGAAGATTGAACGTGAAGCCGATGTTGCAATTGAAGCGGTACGCCTCGCCGACGTGATGGCTGCGCTGGCCTCCACGCCCAGCCGCACGCGCATCGTCATTCTGGATTCATGCCGTAACAACCCGTTCTCGTCGATCAGCAAGACGACGGGCAGGGGGCTCGCGATCGTCGATGCGCCGACCGGCTCGATCGTCTCCTATGCGACAGCGCCGGGCATGGAGGCGCTGGATGGCGCCGGCGACAATTCTCCGTTCACCGCGGCTTTGGTCGACGTCGCGAAAGAACCCAATCTGCCCATCGAGCAGGCGCTGAAACGCATTCGGCTCAACGTGCATAACGCGACAGAAGGCCGCCAGACGCCGTGGGAGAGTTCTTCGCTGACCTCCGATTTCGCATTTTTCGGATCGCCGAGCGCAACGGTCGCCTCGGGTGCGGCAACGCTGCCGAAAGCGATCGGCGCCGCTGCAAGCGCCGGCAAGCCGGCGGGATTCTGGCGCAAGCAATTGCAGGGGCGTTCGCCGCAGGAGGCGTTTGAATTTGTCATCCTGGAAGATGACGCCGACGCTTATGAGGAATTCCTGTCGCTGCATGCGAAGACGGCGTTCGCGCCGCGCGTGCGCGGATTGCTGGAGCGCCGCCGCGAAATGATGGCCTGGTACACGGCTGTGACGGTCAACACCGTGACCGCTTATGACGCCTTCCTTGCACGCTATCCGGATAGCGATTTGGCGCCAACCGCGCGCAAGATGCGCGACCGCGCCAGAGACCGCGCGCAATCGGCGAATCTCGCCCGCGGCTTTCCCGGAATGGGCAACACAGCGACGCCGGCTGTCGTTCCTGCGAGTCTGCCGGCTGCGCCCGCAGCGTGCTCATGTCCCGTTCCGGCGAAACGCGCCGAACCGGTCAAGCCGCAGCGGCCAACGCGCCCGCCGCGCGGATCGCGGCCGCCGGTGATCGAGGATGAGGAGGACGTCATCATCCGGCGTCCGCCGCCGCGCGTGACAGGGCCCGGTTCGTCGATCGGCATTGTCACCGGCCCAGGCCGGCCGCGGCCGCCGGTGACGCATTATCCTCCGAATAGGCGTCCGCCGGCAATCAATCAGCGGCCGCCCACGTCATGTCCTCCTGGCGCGCCGTGCCGGCAATTCCGCTGA